One genomic segment of Brassica napus cultivar Da-Ae chromosome A3, Da-Ae, whole genome shotgun sequence includes these proteins:
- the LOC106444698 gene encoding S-type anion channel SLAH2, with protein MNNPRSASPSVSLATSDLLDKQRQSSHGEFTRLDKRMGGRRMTFHSKSMPRGSMFLGQEASRNSHDKRFDLFRTMSGKLERQISNLRGKPIDRSLQEDKEITESLTADRFFDALQGPELDTLKEKEKIVLPDDKTWPFLLRFPITSYGMCLGVSSHAIMWKTLATTDAEKFLHVTQVVNHVLWWISLVLLIAVSITYLFKTIFFFEAVRREFRHPIRVNFFFAPLITVLFLALGIPHSITSSLPTILWYFFMAPILFLEMKIYGQWMSGGQRRLSKVANPTNHLSIVGNFVGALLGASMGLKEGPMFFFSIGLAYYMVLFVTLYQRLPTNETLPKELHPVFFLFVAAPAVASMAWTKISDSFDLGSRLAYFASLFLCFSLVVRINFFRGFKFSLAWWAYTFPMTAVATATIKYSGEVTVVATQILSVLLSGAATLTVIGVLVMTVVHAFVKCDLFPNDVAIAISAEQPKQKKWFKQLKVLDPEDNQIDVEAPPLLNA; from the exons ATGAATAATCCAAGATCGGCTAGTCCTTCAGTTTCTCTGGCAACCTCAGATCTATTAGACAAACAACGTCAATCGAGTCATGGAGAGTTCACACGACTAGACAAACGAATGGGAGGGAGAAGGATGACGTTTCACTCCAAGTCTATGCCTAGAGGTTCCATGTTTCTTGGCCAAGAAGCTTCTAGAAACTCCCATGACAAGAGGTTTGACCTATTCAGGACCATGTCAGGGAAACTCGAACGTCAGATCTCGAATTTACGTGGAAAACCCATTGACAGATCATTGCAAGAGGATAAAGAGATCACTGAATCTTTAACCGCTGATAGATTCTTCGACGCTCTTCAAGGCCCTGAACTTGATACTCTCAag gagaaggagaagatagTTCTCCCTGATGACAAAACGTGGCCGTTTCTTCTTCGGTTCCCAATCACATCGTACGGGATGTGTCTTGGAGTAAGCAGTCACGCCATCATGTGGAAGACCTTAGCAACCACAGACGCCGAAAAGTTCTTGCACGTGACGCAAGTGGTCAACCACGTGCTCTGGTGGATCTCTCTCGTCCTCCTCATCGCTGTCTCCATCACTTACCTCTTCaaaaccatcttcttcttcgaggCGGTCCGCCGCGAGTTCAGACATCCCATCAGAGTCAACTTCTTCTTCGCTCCCCTCATAACAGTCCTCTTCTTGGCACTTGGGATCCCACATTCCATCACCTCGAGCCTTCCCACTATACTTTGGTACTTCTTTATGGCTCCAATCTTGTTTCTTGAAATGAAGATTTACGGACAGTGGATGTCTGGTGGACAACGACGCCTCTCCAAAGTTGCTAACCCTACAAATCACCTTTCTATTGTTGGTAACTTCGTTGGAGCACTTCTTGGAGCATCGATGGGGTTAAAAGAAGGACCGATGTTTTTCTTCTCCATAGGGTTGGCTTATTATATGGTCTTGTTTGTGACTCTGTATCAGAGACTTCCCACGAACGAAACCTTACCTAAAGAGCTTCATCCTGTTTTCTTCCTCTTTGTGGCTGCACCGGCCGTCGCTTCCATGGCTTGGACCAAGATCTCTGACTCTTTTGATCTCGGTTCGCGTCTAGCTTACTTCGCCTCCTTGTTCTTGTGCTTCTCTCTG GTTGTTCGGATTAACTTTTTCCGCGGATTCAA ATTCTCGCTAGCTTGGTGGGCTTACACGTTTCCGATGACGGCCGTGGCCACCGCGACGATAAAATACTCAGGGGAAGTCACCGTAGTAGCAACTCAGATACTGTCGGTTTTATTGTCGGGAGCAGCAACGCTGACGGTGATAGGTGTCCTGGTAATGACGGTGGTGCACGCTTTTGTCAAATGTGATCTCTTCCCCAACGATGTCGCCATTGCAATAAGTGCAGAGCAACCAAAGCAGAAGAAATGGTTCAAACAGCTCAAGGTTTTGGATCCGGAAGATAATCAAATAGATGTAGAAGCCCCTCCTTTATTAAATGCATAG